A single Parabacteroides timonensis DNA region contains:
- the traK gene encoding conjugative transposon protein TraK codes for MEFKSLKNIESSFRQIRLFGIVFLALCTVITVWSVWSSYRFAERQREKIYVLDNGKSLMLALSQDLSQNRPAEAREHVRRFHELFFTLSPEKSAIEHNVKRALLLADRSVYHYYSDFAEKGYYNRIIAGNINQVLKVDSVVCDFDSYPYRAVTYATQKIIRQSNVTERSLVTTCRLLNSSRSDDNPNGFTIEGFTIIENKDLQTIKR; via the coding sequence ATGGAATTCAAGTCATTAAAGAACATCGAATCGTCGTTCAGGCAGATACGCCTGTTCGGTATCGTCTTCCTCGCCCTTTGTACCGTGATAACGGTCTGGAGCGTGTGGAGTTCCTACCGCTTTGCGGAGCGGCAGAGGGAAAAAATCTACGTGCTGGACAACGGCAAGTCGCTGATGCTGGCACTCTCGCAGGACCTCTCGCAGAACCGTCCGGCGGAGGCGAGGGAACATGTGCGCCGCTTCCACGAGCTGTTCTTCACCCTGTCGCCCGAAAAGAGCGCGATAGAGCACAACGTGAAGCGTGCCCTGCTGCTGGCGGACAGGAGCGTGTACCACTACTATTCGGACTTTGCCGAGAAGGGGTACTACAACCGCATCATCGCCGGGAACATCAACCAGGTGCTGAAGGTGGACAGCGTGGTATGCGACTTCGACAGCTATCCCTACCGTGCCGTGACCTATGCCACGCAGAAGATCATCCGGCAGAGCAACGTCACCGAGCGCAGCCTCGTGACCACGTGCCGCCTCTTGAACTCGTCCCGTTCGGACGACAACCCGAACGGTTTCACCATCGAGGGATTTACCATCATTGAGAACAAGGATTTACAGACAATCAAAAGGTAA
- a CDS encoding DUF3872 domain-containing protein, with product MNILNNRSKRTSFFKALALCLFAAMSFTFVSCDDDMDIQQSYPFTVETMPVPNKVTKGQTVEIRCELKKTGNFANTLYTIRYFQFEGEGSLKMDNGITFLPNDRYLLENGKFRLYYTAEGDEAHSFIVVVEDNFGNSHELEFDFNNRNVEADTLGVISAGNFNTLPK from the coding sequence ATGAATATACTGAACAACAGAAGCAAGAGAACATCATTTTTCAAGGCGTTGGCGCTTTGCCTGTTCGCCGCCATGTCATTCACATTCGTATCGTGCGACGATGACATGGACATCCAGCAGTCCTATCCCTTCACGGTGGAAACGATGCCCGTGCCCAACAAGGTGACGAAGGGGCAGACGGTGGAAATCCGCTGTGAGCTGAAAAAGACGGGCAATTTTGCGAATACGCTCTATACCATCCGCTATTTCCAGTTCGAGGGGGAAGGCTCCCTGAAAATGGATAACGGCATCACGTTCCTGCCCAATGACCGTTACCTGCTTGAAAACGGGAAGTTCCGCTTGTATTACACGGCGGAGGGTGACGAGGCTCACAGTTTCATCGTGGTGGTGGAGGATAATTTTGGCAACTCCCATGAATTGGAATTTGACTTCAACAACCGGAATGTGGAGGCTGACACCCTGGGCGTTATCTCTGCAGGCAACTTCAACACCCTGCCAAAATGA
- a CDS encoding TraL conjugative transposon family protein: MKGIRKAVWRAYWKLHDEKKNIIAKMKGYLDGLPPKTRRRIVLAMLTAFAALALYTFGKAVHDIGRNDGSRMETDHAGEVELSVKPEKNDHFTPYYNSMYGTDEE; the protein is encoded by the coding sequence ATGAAAGGTATCAGAAAGGCTGTGTGGAGGGCATATTGGAAGCTCCATGATGAGAAGAAAAATATCATTGCAAAAATGAAAGGCTATCTGGACGGCTTGCCGCCGAAGACACGCAGGCGCATCGTGCTGGCGATGCTCACCGCATTCGCCGCGCTTGCCCTCTACACCTTCGGCAAAGCCGTCCATGACATCGGCAGGAATGACGGCAGCCGGATGGAAACAGACCACGCCGGAGAGGTGGAGCTGTCCGTGAAGCCGGAGAAGAACGACCATTTTACACCTTATTATAATAGTATGTATGGAACAGACGAAGAATGA
- the traM gene encoding conjugative transposon protein TraM → MEQTKNDTKNGNKAAPGKEKPKKERKPLSEAQRLKRQKMIVLPVMVLVFIGAMWLIFAPSSNKERQAGTGGYNIEMPDADKEERQIIGDKAKAYEQMAMEERRENRNLAMRQLGDLFDHETEEAGRDFDLANPGGTEEAAEPAPETVRSSAAAYRDLNATLGNFYGQPKDDNAETDKLLERIASLESELEDEKERNSTMDGQVALMEKSYELAAKYMGGQNGTQAAARQTEKTYPVQKAGKNLAMPVKQVAHQVVSSLGQPMSNAEFAATFVQERNRSFNTPVGGTAVSDRNTIPACVHGAQSVTDGQAVKLRLLEPMAVADRIIPRNAVVVGAAKIQGERLGIEVTSLEHGGTIIPVELEVYDTDGQPGIFIPNSMEMNAVREVAANMGGSLGSSINISSNAGAQLASDLGKGLIQGTSQYIAGKMRTVKVHLKAGYRVMLYQETN, encoded by the coding sequence ATGGAACAGACGAAGAATGACACAAAGAACGGAAACAAAGCCGCTCCCGGCAAGGAGAAGCCGAAGAAGGAGCGCAAACCGCTGAGCGAAGCCCAACGGCTGAAACGCCAAAAGATGATTGTGCTGCCCGTCATGGTGCTGGTGTTCATCGGGGCGATGTGGCTGATATTCGCACCATCCTCCAATAAGGAACGACAGGCGGGAACAGGCGGCTACAACATCGAGATGCCCGATGCGGACAAGGAGGAACGGCAGATTATCGGTGACAAGGCGAAAGCCTACGAGCAGATGGCGATGGAGGAAAGGCGGGAGAACCGCAACCTTGCCATGCGGCAACTGGGCGACCTGTTCGACCATGAAACGGAGGAGGCCGGCAGGGACTTCGACCTTGCCAATCCCGGCGGCACGGAAGAGGCGGCGGAACCCGCACCGGAGACCGTCCGGTCCTCCGCAGCCGCTTACCGCGACCTCAATGCCACGCTCGGCAACTTCTACGGGCAGCCGAAGGACGATAATGCTGAAACGGACAAACTGCTGGAGCGTATCGCCTCGTTGGAATCGGAACTGGAAGATGAAAAAGAGAGAAACTCCACAATGGACGGACAAGTGGCGCTCATGGAAAAGTCCTACGAGCTGGCGGCAAAATACATGGGCGGGCAGAACGGCACGCAGGCGGCAGCGAGACAGACCGAAAAGACTTATCCCGTGCAGAAAGCCGGGAAGAACTTGGCGATGCCCGTAAAGCAGGTGGCGCATCAGGTGGTGTCCTCGCTCGGACAGCCCATGAGCAACGCTGAATTTGCCGCCACCTTCGTGCAGGAGCGCAACCGCAGCTTCAACACGCCAGTGGGAGGTACGGCTGTATCGGACAGGAACACCATACCGGCATGCGTCCATGGGGCGCAGAGCGTGACCGACGGACAGGCTGTCAAATTGCGGTTATTGGAGCCGATGGCGGTGGCGGACAGAATCATCCCCCGTAATGCGGTGGTGGTCGGTGCTGCCAAAATCCAAGGCGAACGGCTCGGCATTGAAGTCACCTCGCTGGAACACGGCGGCACGATTATTCCGGTGGAATTGGAGGTCTATGACACGGACGGGCAGCCCGGAATATTCATCCCCAACTCTATGGAGATGAACGCCGTCAGGGAGGTCGCCGCCAACATGGGCGGCTCGCTGGGCAGCAGCATCAACATCTCCTCCAACGCCGGAGCACAGCTTGCCTCCGACTTGGGCAAGGGGCTGATACAGGGCACGAGCCAGTACATTGCGGGGAAGATGCGCACCGTCAAGGTGCATCTGAAAGCCGGGTACAGGGTCATGCTCTATCAGGAAACGAATTAG
- the traN gene encoding conjugative transposon protein TraN translates to MRKVIMMFALAMGIVTAHAQENVTVAEENNGSEQQPVLTKEVYPQKEADGDLYHGLTKKLTFDRMIPPHGLEVTYDKTVHVIFPAEVRYVDLGSPDLIAGKADGAENVIRVKATVRNFPNETNMSVITEDGSFYTFNVKYAAEPLLLNVEMCDFIHDGEAVNRPNNAQEIYLKELGSKSPMLVRLIMKSIYKQNKREVKHIGCKRFGIQYLLKGIYTHNGLLYFHTEIKNQSNVPFDVDYITWKIVDKKVAKRTAVQERIILPLRAQNYVTLVPGRKSERTVFTMAKFTIPDDKCLVVELNEKDGGRHQSFMIENEDLVRANTIDELQVR, encoded by the coding sequence ATGAGAAAAGTAATCATGATGTTTGCCCTCGCCATGGGCATCGTAACTGCCCATGCGCAGGAAAATGTAACCGTTGCTGAAGAAAACAACGGAAGTGAGCAACAGCCGGTCTTGACCAAGGAGGTCTATCCGCAGAAAGAGGCGGACGGCGACCTGTATCACGGTCTGACGAAGAAGCTGACCTTTGACCGCATGATACCGCCCCACGGTCTGGAAGTGACCTACGACAAGACCGTGCATGTCATTTTCCCGGCAGAAGTGCGCTATGTGGATTTGGGCTCCCCCGACCTGATAGCCGGAAAAGCGGACGGTGCGGAGAACGTGATCCGTGTGAAGGCTACCGTGAGAAACTTCCCGAACGAGACCAACATGTCAGTAATCACGGAGGACGGAAGTTTCTACACATTCAACGTGAAGTACGCCGCCGAACCGCTGCTGCTCAACGTAGAGATGTGCGACTTCATCCACGATGGCGAAGCCGTGAACCGTCCGAACAACGCGCAGGAAATCTATCTGAAGGAGCTGGGCAGCAAAAGCCCGATGCTGGTGCGCCTTATCATGAAGTCCATCTACAAACAGAACAAGCGTGAGGTGAAGCATATCGGCTGCAAGCGTTTCGGTATCCAGTACCTCTTGAAAGGCATCTACACGCACAACGGACTTCTCTATTTCCACACGGAAATCAAAAACCAAAGCAACGTGCCTTTCGATGTGGACTACATCACATGGAAAATCGTGGACAAGAAAGTGGCGAAGCGCACCGCCGTGCAGGAGCGGATTATCCTGCCGCTCCGTGCGCAGAACTATGTGACCCTCGTGCCGGGCAGGAAGAGCGAGCGCACGGTCTTCACGATGGCGAAGTTCACCATCCCCGATGACAAGTGCCTCGTGGTGGAACTGAACGAGAAGGACGGAGGTCGTCACCAGTCCTTCATGATTGAAAACGAGGATCTGGTGCGTGCCAACACGATTGACGAACTTCAAGTGCGCTGA
- a CDS encoding toprim domain-containing protein, producing MERTDIEDMRRMPLADFLARLGHEPVRRSGNELWYRAPYRDERTPSFRVNVAKQLWHDFGLGRGGDIFTLAGEFIRSGDFMVQARFIADAAHIPPTVLPTFEPKPSEPVFEEVEAVPLLRSPLTDYLLERGIPYGIASRYCCRLNYGVHGKRYFAVGFPNVAGGYEIRSRHFKGCVPPKDVSLVKTEAADADVCCVYEGFVDFLSAVTLGMGERCDHLVLNSTANVKKALRYLDGYGRIGCFLDRDDAGRRTLEALKERYGGRVADRSALYDGCKDLNEYLQRTTKKQNNNLKIKLK from the coding sequence ATGGAACGGACTGACATAGAAGACATGAGACGGATGCCCCTTGCGGACTTCCTCGCACGGTTGGGGCATGAGCCTGTCCGAAGAAGCGGCAATGAGCTTTGGTATCGTGCGCCATACCGCGATGAGCGCACACCCTCTTTCCGTGTGAACGTGGCGAAACAGCTCTGGCACGACTTCGGCTTGGGCAGGGGCGGCGACATCTTCACACTTGCCGGGGAGTTCATCCGAAGCGGTGATTTCATGGTGCAGGCGAGGTTTATAGCGGATGCCGCCCATATACCGCCAACTGTATTGCCAACCTTTGAGCCGAAACCCTCAGAGCCGGTCTTTGAGGAAGTGGAAGCCGTTCCGCTGCTCCGTTCCCCGCTGACAGACTATTTGCTGGAACGGGGCATTCCCTACGGCATCGCTTCCCGTTACTGCTGCCGGCTGAACTACGGTGTGCATGGGAAAAGGTATTTTGCTGTCGGTTTCCCAAATGTGGCGGGCGGCTATGAAATCCGAAGCCGCCATTTCAAGGGCTGTGTACCTCCGAAGGACGTGTCGTTGGTAAAGACGGAAGCCGCTGACGCTGACGTCTGCTGCGTGTACGAGGGATTTGTGGACTTCCTTTCCGCTGTCACGCTCGGCATGGGCGAAAGGTGCGACCACCTTGTACTGAACTCAACCGCCAACGTGAAAAAGGCTCTGAGGTATCTGGACGGTTACGGACGCATCGGCTGTTTCCTTGACCGTGACGATGCGGGACGAAGGACGCTTGAAGCCCTGAAAGAACGGTATGGCGGGCGTGTCGCAGACCGCTCCGCCCTCTATGACGGTTGCAAGGACTTGAATGAGTACCTGCAACGGACAACGAAAAAACAGAATAACAACTTAAAAATCAAATTGAAATGA
- a CDS encoding conjugal transfer protein TraO, which produces MRKYIVIIIASLALFTGQAYAQRCLPKMQGIEVKANLADGVKPGGNDGGYSFGAALATYTENGNKWVFGGEYLLKNNPYKATAIPVAQFTAEGGYYLKLLSNARKIVFVYAGASALAGYESVNWGKEILFDGSTLHDRDAFIYGGALTLDVEFYVADRIALLANLRERLLWGGDTQKFHCQWGVGVKFIIN; this is translated from the coding sequence ATGAGAAAGTACATCGTAATCATCATCGCGTCGCTTGCCCTTTTCACGGGGCAGGCGTACGCCCAGCGATGTTTGCCGAAGATGCAGGGCATCGAGGTAAAGGCGAATTTGGCAGACGGGGTCAAACCCGGCGGCAATGACGGAGGGTATAGCTTCGGGGCGGCTCTCGCCACCTATACGGAGAATGGGAACAAGTGGGTGTTCGGCGGTGAATACCTGTTGAAGAACAACCCTTACAAGGCTACTGCCATACCTGTGGCGCAGTTCACGGCGGAAGGGGGATATTACCTCAAGCTGTTGTCGAATGCACGTAAAATCGTGTTCGTATATGCGGGGGCTTCGGCTCTCGCCGGATATGAGTCTGTAAATTGGGGCAAGGAAATTCTTTTTGACGGCTCGACGCTGCATGACCGGGATGCTTTCATCTATGGCGGTGCGCTGACGCTCGATGTGGAGTTTTACGTGGCTGACCGCATCGCCCTGCTCGCCAACCTCCGGGAGCGCCTGCTGTGGGGTGGCGACACCCAAAAGTTCCACTGTCAGTGGGGTGTGGGTGTCAAGTTCATCATCAACTGA